The following coding sequences are from one Alosa alosa isolate M-15738 ecotype Scorff River chromosome 3, AALO_Geno_1.1, whole genome shotgun sequence window:
- the tlk1a gene encoding serine/threonine-protein kinase tousled-like 1, giving the protein CGIKCVGRLFQQVKLGLPLFLLQGLTNNECSNHSFGSLGSLSDKESEGSDVKRGSSPAYSTPEKKHSESSRGRKRKAEHQSESSQGKTTVRGPKISDYFDVSRKNASSFLSLFPPVLRSPQNSHSHSAPSSMIRQNSSSPTSLSFDHVMHPKQLAVKSVQTDLTGLKLAALESNKSLDLEKKEGRIDDLLRANCDLRRQIDEQQKLLEKYKERLNKCITMSKKLLIEKSTTEKQACREKSMQDRLRLGQFTTVRHGASYTEQWSDGYAFQKLVKQQEWINQQREDIERQRKLLAKRKPPTSSNSQSPTPNSEPKQRKTKTVNGADNDPFLKPSLPQLLTIAEYHEQEEIFKLRLGHLKKEEAEIQAELERLERVRNLHIRELKRINNEDSSQFKDHPTLNERYLLLHLLGRGGFSEVYKAFDLFEQRYAAVKIHQLNKNWREEKKENYHKCVCILPPACCWLILNTDTDTNLSNCMDVVFIDVFICVYRFCTVLEYCEGNDLDFYLKQHKLMSEKEARSIVMQIVNALRYLNEIKPPIIHYDLKPGNILLVDGTACGEIKITDFGLSKIMDDDNYGVDGMDLTSQGAGTYWYLPPECFVVGKEPPKISNKVDVWSVGVIFFQCLYGRKPFGHNQSQQDILQENTILKATEVQFPVKPVASNEAKAFIRRCLAYKKEDRFDVQQLGSDAYLLPHMRRSSSSGNLQLGGPSSSSPASTSIISY; this is encoded by the exons ACCCCTGAGAAGAAGCACTCGGAGTCGTCccgagggaggaagaggaaggccGAGCACCAATCGGAGAGCAGCCAAG GGAAGACCACTGTACGAGGACCCAAGATCAGTGACTACTTTGATGTAAGTAGA AAGAATGCGTCTTCCT tcctctctctctttcctccagtGCTGCGCTCCCCACAGAACTCACATTCCCACTCGGCCCCCAGCTCCATG ATACGGCAGAACAGCTCCTCGCCCACGAGCCTGTCCTTCGACCACGTCATGCACCCCAAACAGCTGGCTGTCAAGTCTGTTCAG ACTGATCTTACAGGGCTGAAGCTGGCTGCCCTGGAGAGTAATAAGAGTCTGGACTTGGAGAAGAAGGAGGGCCGCATTGACGACCTTCTGAGg GCTAACTGTGATCTCAGGAGACAGATAGACGAACAACAGAAACTACTTGAAAAGTACAAGGAGCGCTTAAATAAGTGCATCACTATGAGCAAGAAGCTACTTATAGAGAAG AGCACCACGGAGAAGCAGGCGTGCCGGGAGAAGAGCATGCAGGACCGCCTCCGCCTGGGCCAGTTCACCACCGTCAGACACGGGGCGTCCTACACAGAGCAGTGGAGCGACGGCTACGCCTTCCAGAAACTCGTCAA aCAGCAGGAGTGGATCAACCAGCAGAGGGAGGACATTGAGCGACAGCGGAAGCTCCTTGCTAAGAGGAAGCCCCCAACAAGCAGCAACTCCCAGAGCCCCACACCCAACTCAGAGCCAAAGCAGCGCAAGACCAAGACTGTCAACGGGGCCGACAACGACCCCTTCCTCAAGCCCAGCCTCCCCCAGCT TCTGACGATAGCAGAGTACCATGAACAGGAGGAGATCTTCAAGCTGAGACTTGGTCATCTAAAAAAG GAGGAGGCTGAGATCCAGGCGGAGCTGGAGCGtctggagagagtgagaaaccTTCACATCCGAGAGCTAAAGAGAATCAACAACGAGGACAGCTCACA GTTCAAAGATCACCCGACTCTGAACGAGCGATACCTGCTGTTGCATCTGCTGGGAAGAGGAGGTTTCAGTGAAGTTTACAAG GCCTTTGACCTGTTTGAACAACGCTACGCCGCTGTGAAAATCCATCAACTCAACAAGAactggagagaggagaagaaggagaattaccacaagtgtgtttgtattttaccCCCTGCTTGCTGTTGGCTGATtttgaacacagacacagacacaaatcttAGTAACTGCATGGATGTGGTGTTTATCGA tgtgttcatttgtgtctATAGGTTTTGTACAGTTTTGGAATACTGTGAAGGCAATGACTTGGACTTCTACTTGAAGCAGCACAAGCTGATGTCTGAGAAGGAGGCTCGCTCCATCGTCATGCAGATAGTCAATGCACTGCGCTACTTGAACGAGATCAAGCCACCCATCATTCACTACGACCTCAAGCCAG GTAATATTCTGCTGGTGGACGGCACGGCGTGCGGCGAGATCAAGATCACGGACTTTGGCCTGTCCAAGATCATGGATGACGACAACTACGGGGTGGACGGCATGGACCTGACCTCTCAGGGAGCCGGTACTTACTG GTACTTGCCCCCTGAGTGTTTTGTGGTGGGGAAGGAGCCTCCTAAGATCTCCAACAAAGTGGATGTCTGGTCTGTGGGGGTCATCTTTTTCCAGTGCCTCTATGGGAGAAAG ccgtTTGGGCACAACCAGTCCCAGCAGGACATCCTCCAGGAGAACACCATCCTCAAAGCCACAGAGGTGCAGTTCCCCGTCAAGCCGGTAGCCAGCAACGAGGCCAAG gcttttATCCGGCGCTGTCTGGCCTATAAGAAGGAGGACCGCTTCGACGTCCAGCAGCTGGGCAGTGACGCGTACCTGCTGCCCCACATGAGGCGCTCCAGTTCGTCGGGCAACCTGCAGCTCGGCGGTCCTTCCTCCTCCAGCCCCGCCTCCACCAGCATCATCTCCTACTGA